Within the Streptomyces sp. NBC_00353 genome, the region CGCGGGCGATGCGCCAGATCGCGGCCCCGTCCTCCACTCGTGGGGTGTCGATGGTGATGAATTCGCTTCGGGCACGTGCAAGATCTGCTGGTGCGGCGGTCATGCGAATGGAATTTACCCAGCAAATTTTGAAATTGCATCGACGAAAGGGGTTGGGTAAAGGAAGCGGCTGTGTTATCACGCGGGCGCGCACCCCGGCGCGAATCCGGTTCGATTTCTTCCGTTTTGAGCCTTATTAATGCCGCAAAACGGCCACGTTGTGGAGTCGGTCACAGAGCTGTAACTCCCCGGAGAAGCAACCGAATTGTGCCGATCGGCGTTGTCGAAACATTGGCGTTTAGGCTCCGGGGGAGCGGGCAGAAGAATGCGGGGAGCTGCTCAAAATAAAGCAGCTCCCCGCATTGATGAATTCTTATTCGCTCGGCCAGGTTTCCGAAACGGCCTTGCGGGCAGCTTCGAAGTCGACCTGCCGGCCCTCATCGGCCAGCGCCGACCCCAGAGCCGCGATCGAGGACTGCACCACGCCCCGCGTCGCATCCACACCGTAGTGATTGACCCGGATCATCTCCTTGGACAGGGCCCCGCCGCCCGCGATCAGCGGCAGCGAGGGGTCGGTCGCGAGCGCCTTGGCGACCAGCCCGGCGGCGTCGACTCCCGCGGGGGCGCGCAGCGTCGTGGCGACCGGCGCCGCGTCCTTCGCCTCGTGCACATACGGCGCCAGGCCGCCGCCGAGCGCCACCGCGCCCGCCCTCGTGGCCGCGGCGGCCGCCGCGTGCCGGGCCATCAGCGCCTCCGGGCCCTCCGCCTCGATCCGCTCCAGGCACGCCTCGAGCGCCAGCATCTCCAGCTGCGCGGGGGCGTGCAGGAGCGCCTTGCGGCCGCCGTCGATCCAGCGCTCCTTCCAGTCCAGGAGGGAGAGGTACGAGTGGCGCGGGGCCTCGGGGTTGGCGGCGATCCGCTCCCAGGCGCGCGCGCTCACCGACACCGCCGACACCCCGGCCGGGCCGCCCATCGCCTTCTGCGCGCCGATCACGCACAGGTCGACACCCCACACGTCCGGCAGCAGCGGCTCGGCGCCCACCGAGGCGACGGCATCCAGCATGAAGAGCGCCCCGTGGGCCCGGACGACCTCACCGATCTCGGCGACCGGGTTGGTGTTGCCGGTGGCCGCCTCCGCGTGGACCAGCGAGACGAAATCGATCTCCGGGTGCGCGGCGAGCGCCTGTGCGACCTGGTCGGCGGTGACCGCCGTGTGGAACGGCACGGCCAGGTCGATCACATTGGCACCGCAGTCCCGCAGCCAGTTCCCGAAGGTCTGTCCGTACGGCCCCGTGACCACGTTCAGCGCGGTCGAACCGGGCCGGGCGCCGCTCCGGATGCAGCCTTCGAGAGGAAGCAGTGCCTCGCCCTGCATGATGACGACGTCCTGCTCGGTGGCGAGGAGACCGGCCACGCGCTGCTCGATGACGGCGAAGTGCGCGGCGGTGAGCGGGGCGAGGTCGAGGAAGGGGTGCGTCACGGTGGTGCTCTCTTCGGATCGGGTCGGCCTGCGGTTCGGCGTGCGAACAGCGCTTCCGTCGAGAGTACCCAGGGCCTCCCGGACACCGCCTCGTACAGTGCTGCCATGAGTGATCACAAGGCGCAGCCGGTGCTGCACGTGAAGGGGCGGGTGCTCGTCGGTCCCGACGACGTCAGGGACGAGCTGTGGGCGGTCGGCGGGCGGATCTCGTACGAGCGGCCACCCGGCGCGGACGCGGCGGAGACCGTCACCGGCTGGGTGCTGCCGGGTCTGGTCGATGCCCACTGCCATGTGGGGCTCGATCACCACGGCCCGGTCGACGCCGCCACGAGCGAGAAGCAGGCGCTCACCGACCGGGAGGCCGGCACGCTGCTCATCCGGGACGCCGGATCGCCCTCCGACACCCGGTGGATCGACGACCGGGAGGACCTTCCCAAGATCGTCCGGGCCGGCCGTCATATCGCCAGGACCCGCAGGTACATCCGGAACTACGCCCATGAGATCGAGCCCGGCGACCTCGTCGCGTACGTCGCGCAGGAGGCGCGGCGCGGCGACGGCTGGGTCAAGCTGGTCGGCGACTGGATCGACCGGGACGCCGGTGACCTGACCGCCTGCTGGCCGCGCGGCGAGGTCGAGGCGGCCATCGCCGAGGCACACCGGCTCGGCGCACGGGTCACCGCACACTGCTTCGCCGAGGCCGCTCTCGTCGATCTCGTCGAGGCCGGGATCGACTGCATCGAGCATGCGACGGGCCTGACCGAGGACACCATTCCGCTCTTCGCCGAGCGCGGCGTCGCGATCGTCCCGACGCTGGTCAACATCGCCACGTTCCCGGACCTCGCGACGGGCGGCGAGGCCAAGTTCCCGCGCTGGTCGGCGCATATGCGGCAGCTGTACGAGCGCCGTTACGAGACCGTGCGCGCGGCGTACGACGCAGGGGTGCCGGTCTATGTCGGCACCGACGCGGGCGGCTCGCTGGCCCATGGACTCGTGGCGGCGGAGGTCGCCGAACTGGTCAAGGCCGGCATCCCGGCGCGCGAGGCGCTCTCGGCGACCGCCTGGGGTGCCCGCGCATGGCTCGGGCGGCCGGGGCTGGAGGAGGGCGCCCCGGCGGACCTGGTGGTGTACGACGAGGACCCGCGGGCGGATGTACGGGTGCTGGCGGCGCCGCGCCAGGTGGTGCTGAACGGGCGGGTGATCGGCTGACGCCACCGTGTCCCAGCAGAAAGGGTGACACGTTGACAGCCAGTGTCCGAACCGCCCTCGCGCTCGTTGCAGCACTTCTGCGCACACTCCGGTGCGCTTGCGCCACACCACCCATGCGCTCGGCGGAACGGGTGACGGTGAGGAGCGCCGAAGGAACAGACGTACCTCGATATTCGAATACAGGCGCGGAAACCCCCCTTTGGAGTGAACTCGCCGCAGCTGTCTGTCAGTTCATCCTCTGTACGTAAAGATTCACGGAGTCGAGGTCACCGGCGCCCGCGATGTCCCCCATTGGGCGGTGCCGGTGGCTCCATGTCTCTTGTGGGGGTTCCACCATTTTGAACAGCAACACCTTCCGCCTGGCCGCCCTGGCGGTCGCCGCCGCTCCTGTCGCTCTGCTGGTCGCCGCCCCGGCGCACGCCACCGGAGCGACCACGACCACCGGTGGCGGGAAGGCGAGCGCGGTCGTGCTCCGTACCGCACTCGATGTATCGCTCCTGAGCAAGACCGTCGATGTGCCGCTCGAGGCCACGCTGAACGAGGTGCACGCACCGGCGAGCGCCGAGCAGACCGCGCTCCGCGTGCGGCTCGACGGCGTGAATCACGGGCGCCCGTTCAGCGTGCTGCGCGCCGACGTGGCCACGGCGAAGGCGACCGTCGACAAGCGCCGGGCGGAGGGTTACAGCAACCTGGCGAAGGCCCGTGTGCATCTGCCCGGACTGCCGCTGCTTTCGCTCATCGAGGTCGAGAAGGTCACCTCGAAGGCGGTCTGCGAGGTGGGCCGCAAGCCCGTCGCCGAATCCAATGTGCTGGGCCGTGTCTCGGTCCTCGGCAAGCGGGTCACGCTCACCTCGGGCGGCACCACGCGGGTCGACGTGCCGGGTGTGGGAGAGGTGACGCTCGACCTGTCGAAGACGCGGACCACGTCCCGTACCGCGGCGGCCGCCGCGCTCCGGCTGGAGGTGTCGGTCAACCCGCTCAAGCTGAACGTCGCCGACGTCAAGGGGGAGGTCACGCTCGCCGAGGCGACCTGCGAGACCCCGAAGGGGCCCGAGCCCACCAAGCCGGCGGGCGGCAGCGACGGCGGCTCCGGCGACGGCGGCTCCGGGGACGGCGGCACCACCGGTGGCGACAGCGGCGACGGCGGAACCGAAGTGAAGCCCCAGACCGGGACCGGGCACGCCCCGGCGGCGGTCGACACCAATCTCGCGGAGACCGGCGGCAGCTCCACGACGCCCTACATCGCAGGCGGCGCGGCCCTGCTGCTGGCGCTGGGTGCGGGCGCCATGGTCGTGGCCCGCGGGCGCGGCGCCCAGGACTGACGCGACCCGGCCCGAGGGGCGGCGTAACAGGGGACGGACGAGCAACAGGGAGGCGGGGAGCGGTGTCCGCGTGATCTCACGCGAACACCGCTCCCCGCCCGTGCCTGAGATCAGCCGCCGGGCCCCTGGCCGTCAGCGGCCGACGAGCACCAGCGCCTGATCGAGCGCCTGCAGAAAGCGGTTGGTGGTCGCACGGTCGCGTACGGCCAGCCGCAGCCACTCGGGGCCGAGACCCGGAAAAGTGTCGCCGCGCCGCGCCGCGAACCCCAGCGTCCGCAGCCGCTCCCGCACCTGCGCGCCCCGCTCCAGCCGGACCAGCACGAACGGTCCGTCGGCCGGCTCCGCCACCCGCACCTCGGCGAACTCCATGAGCCCCGCTACCAAATGGGCCCGGTCCACCGCGATCCGGTCCGCGGCGGCGGCCGCCTCCGCCAGCGCCCGCGGCTCCATGCACGCCTCGGCCGCCGCCAGCGCCGGCGAGGACACCGGCCACAGCGGCTGGGCCTCCTGCAGTGCGCCGATGGTCTCCGGACCGGCCAGTACGTAACCGATCCGCAGCCCCGCCAGCCCCCACGTCTTGGTGAGGCTGCGCAGCACGACGAGGCCGGGGATGTCCGTACGCCCGCACAGTGCCTCGCGCTCGCCCGGGACCGCGTCCATGAATGCCTCGTCGACCACCAACGTCCGTCCGGGGCGCGCCAGTTTCTCCAGTGCGGCCGCCGGATGCAGGACCGACGTCGGGTTGGTCGGATTGCCGACGACGACCAGATCCGCCTCATCGGGCACGGCCGCCGGATCCAGCCGGAAGCCGTCCTCGGCGCGCAGCAGCACCCGCCCGACCTCGTGCCCGGCCGCGCGCAGCGCCGCCTCGGGCTCGGTGAACTGTGGATGGACGACGACCGGCCGCCGGGCCGGCAGCGCCCGGGCGATCAGCACGAACGCCTCCGCCGCGCCCGCCGTCAACAACACCCGTTCCACCGGCAGCCGGTGCCGCTGCGCGACCGCGGCCCGCGCCGGGCCCCCGTCCGGGTAGACGGCGAGCGTGGTGAGAGAGGCGGCTATTCGTTCCCTCAGCCAGGCCGGGGGCGTATCCGTGCGTACGTTGACGGCGAGATCGGTCAGATCCCGGCCGCGTACCTCCGCGTCACCGTGATGCCGCAGATCGTGCCCGCCCGCGCTGTTCACGTCGGGACTCTCAGTGGGAGTGTGCATGACTTCCAGGGGGGTGTGGGGGGACTGGTTCATGACTGTGGGGTGGAGCGACAGCAGGACGACTATGTGCCCGGCACCGGGCTCCACGCAACGGTCGGATCCGGATGCGCGTGCGACGCCCGCCGGGCCACCGCACACGTCACCTTCCCCGCCCGCCCCCGGGGGCTCGACTTCCGCTTCGGTACGAGCAGTTCGTCCGCGCCGACGAGAGCCGCCGCCTCCGCGACCGACGGCGTGCCGACCGCTGCGAGCGACACACCCGACGGATTCGGCACGACAACCGCGGCCAGCTCGTCCGCGCGGTACGCACGCACCGGTACGCCCAGCCGCGCCGCAGCGCCGACGATCCCCGGCTCGTCCGCCTTGGCGTCGACGGTCGCCAACTCCACGACGCTGCGGGGCGAGAGACCGGCTTCGCGCAGTACGGAAAGGACGAGCCCCAGTACTTCGTCGACCGTCACACCGCTGCCCGCCCCGACCCCGACGACCAGCAGAGCCATGGCAGAAATCCTTTCGCCGACTCGAGGGACGGGGCGGGCCCGGGATGCGGGCACCGGGGTGCGTTACCGACTGCTACCACCGTGGGCATCGTGGACCGACGGTGTCATTCCGCGGCCCGCCCGACGAACCGCCGGGCGATGCCCGGCGCCGAAGCCCAGTGCGTATGCAGATAGCTGGCATGGACGCCCTGTTGCACGAAGCCCTCCACACGCCGCTCCGGCAGATGCATGCCCCATGCGGGCGCGGAACCGGCACCCGGCTCCAGCACCGTCCGGTGGAACTCGTGCCCGCGCAGCCGTGTGCCGACCGCGGCCAGCGCACTGTCGGTGATCGCGACGGCCTCCCGGTAGCCGAGCGTCAGCCGCTTCGACATCCGGCCCTCGGCGTCGAGCACCCCGCACATCGGCAGCCCGTCGAGCGAACGCGACAGATAGAGCAGCCCGGCGCACTCGGCCGCGACCGGCGCCCCGGCGGCCGCGAGATCGGCAACGGCCTTGCGGAGCGGCTCGTTGGCGGACAGCTCGGGGGCGTACACCTCCGGGAACCCGCCGCCGATCACGAGCCCCCGGGTGCCCTCGGGCAGAGCCACGTCCCGCAGCGGATCGAACGTCACGACCTCGGCCCCGGCGGCGGCGAGGAGCTCGCTGTGCTCCGCGTAGGAGAAGGTGAACGCCGGCCCCCCGGCCACGGCAATGACGGGCCGGCCACGACCGGGTCCGTCCGGGCCACCACTCTCCGGTCCGTCCGGTGTCCGAGCACCGGAGCCCAGGTTCCGGGCAGGGCCGGGCAGGGGAACGGCCGCGTCGCAGGCGCCTCCGCCTGCCACCGCACCCCGCACGGCCTCCACCGGATCCCACGCCCCCGAGCCCGCAGGCGACCGGGGCGCCGACCGCGCCAACGCCATCAACGCATCCAGATCACACCCGGCGCCCACCTGCGCGCCCATCGCCGCGACTGCGGACACCGCATCGCCCCGCCGCTCGGCCACCGGCACCAGTCCCAGATGCCGCGAGGGCGTGGCCACCTGCTCGGCCCGCCGCAGCACCCCCATCACCGGCACACCGGACTCGTCCAGCGCCTCCCGGAGCAGCATCTCGTGCCGGTCCGAGCCGACCTTGTTGAGGATCACCCCGCTGATCCGTACCTCCGGATCCCACGAGGCGAAGCCGTGCACCAGCGCGGCGACCGACCGCGACTGCGACGACGCGTCCACGACCAGCACCACCGGTGCCTGCAACAACTTCGCGACGTGGGCGGTCGACGCCAACTCGCCCTGCCCGGAGGCCCCGTCGTACAGCCCCATCACCCCCTCGACGATCGCCAGGTCGCACCCACGCGCCCCGTGCGCGAACAGCGGAGCGACCAGCTCCGGCCCGCACATGTACGCGTCGAGGTTGCGCCCCGCCCGCCCGGTGGCCAGCGAGTGATAGCCGGGGTCGATGTAGTCGGGTCCGACCTTGTGCGGCGACACGGCGAGACCGCGCTGAGTGAAGGCCGCCATCAGACCCGTCGCCACGGTGGTCTTGCCGCTGCCGGAGGCCGGCGCGGCAATCACCAGTCGCGGAATCGTCACCACTCGATGCCCCTCTGGCCCTTCTGCCCGGCGTCCATCGGGTGCTTCACCTTCGACATGTCGGTCACCAGATCGGCGGCCTCGACGAGCTTCTCCGGGGCATTGCGTCCGGTGATCACCACATGCTGCGTGCCGGGACGGTTCCGCATCACCTCGACCACCTCGTCGGTGTCGATCCAGCCCCAGTGCATCGGGTACGCGAACTCGTCGAGGACATACAGCTTGTACGTCTCGGCCGCCAGGTCACGCTTGACCTGCTCCCAGCCCTCCCGGGCCTTCTCCTCGTTGTCCGCGTTGTCGCCGTGCAGGCCGCGCTGCACCCACGACCAGCCCTCGCCCATCTTGTGCCAGGCGACCGTGCCGCCCTCACCGCTCGCGCCGAGCACCTTCAGCGCGTTC harbors:
- a CDS encoding pyridoxal-phosphate-dependent aminotransferase family protein, with product MTHPFLDLAPLTAAHFAVIEQRVAGLLATEQDVVIMQGEALLPLEGCIRSGARPGSTALNVVTGPYGQTFGNWLRDCGANVIDLAVPFHTAVTADQVAQALAAHPEIDFVSLVHAEAATGNTNPVAEIGEVVRAHGALFMLDAVASVGAEPLLPDVWGVDLCVIGAQKAMGGPAGVSAVSVSARAWERIAANPEAPRHSYLSLLDWKERWIDGGRKALLHAPAQLEMLALEACLERIEAEGPEALMARHAAAAAATRAGAVALGGGLAPYVHEAKDAAPVATTLRAPAGVDAAGLVAKALATDPSLPLIAGGGALSKEMIRVNHYGVDATRGVVQSSIAALGSALADEGRQVDFEAARKAVSETWPSE
- a CDS encoding amidohydrolase family protein; the encoded protein is MSDHKAQPVLHVKGRVLVGPDDVRDELWAVGGRISYERPPGADAAETVTGWVLPGLVDAHCHVGLDHHGPVDAATSEKQALTDREAGTLLIRDAGSPSDTRWIDDREDLPKIVRAGRHIARTRRYIRNYAHEIEPGDLVAYVAQEARRGDGWVKLVGDWIDRDAGDLTACWPRGEVEAAIAEAHRLGARVTAHCFAEAALVDLVEAGIDCIEHATGLTEDTIPLFAERGVAIVPTLVNIATFPDLATGGEAKFPRWSAHMRQLYERRYETVRAAYDAGVPVYVGTDAGGSLAHGLVAAEVAELVKAGIPAREALSATAWGARAWLGRPGLEEGAPADLVVYDEDPRADVRVLAAPRQVVLNGRVIG
- a CDS encoding SCO1860 family LAETG-anchored protein, whose protein sequence is MNSNTFRLAALAVAAAPVALLVAAPAHATGATTTTGGGKASAVVLRTALDVSLLSKTVDVPLEATLNEVHAPASAEQTALRVRLDGVNHGRPFSVLRADVATAKATVDKRRAEGYSNLAKARVHLPGLPLLSLIEVEKVTSKAVCEVGRKPVAESNVLGRVSVLGKRVTLTSGGTTRVDVPGVGEVTLDLSKTRTTSRTAAAAALRLEVSVNPLKLNVADVKGEVTLAEATCETPKGPEPTKPAGGSDGGSGDGGSGDGGTTGGDSGDGGTEVKPQTGTGHAPAAVDTNLAETGGSSTTPYIAGGAALLLALGAGAMVVARGRGAQD
- a CDS encoding cobyrinate a,c-diamide synthase, whose product is MVTIPRLVIAAPASGSGKTTVATGLMAAFTQRGLAVSPHKVGPDYIDPGYHSLATGRAGRNLDAYMCGPELVAPLFAHGARGCDLAIVEGVMGLYDGASGQGELASTAHVAKLLQAPVVLVVDASSQSRSVAALVHGFASWDPEVRISGVILNKVGSDRHEMLLREALDESGVPVMGVLRRAEQVATPSRHLGLVPVAERRGDAVSAVAAMGAQVGAGCDLDALMALARSAPRSPAGSGAWDPVEAVRGAVAGGGACDAAVPLPGPARNLGSGARTPDGPESGGPDGPGRGRPVIAVAGGPAFTFSYAEHSELLAAAGAEVVTFDPLRDVALPEGTRGLVIGGGFPEVYAPELSANEPLRKAVADLAAAGAPVAAECAGLLYLSRSLDGLPMCGVLDAEGRMSKRLTLGYREAVAITDSALAAVGTRLRGHEFHRTVLEPGAGSAPAWGMHLPERRVEGFVQQGVHASYLHTHWASAPGIARRFVGRAAE
- the cobO gene encoding cob(I)yrinic acid a,c-diamide adenosyltransferase: MPQGQPTTVPDDGLTTRQRRNRPLLFVHTGIGKGKSTAAFGLALRAWNQGWPIGVFQFVKSAKWKVGEENALKVLGASGEGGTVAWHKMGEGWSWVQRGLHGDNADNEEKAREGWEQVKRDLAAETYKLYVLDEFAYPMHWGWIDTDEVVEVMRNRPGTQHVVITGRNAPEKLVEAADLVTDMSKVKHPMDAGQKGQRGIEW